One stretch of Chryseobacterium sp. LJ668 DNA includes these proteins:
- a CDS encoding DUF1761 domain-containing protein, producing MLEINFLAILFAAFIPLIMGFIWYNPKVFGKAWMRETGLTEEKLKGANMGMVFIISIILSIMMSFFLQMVTIHQFGAMGMIGGDENLAKPSYTAFMHDYGTAFRSFGHGALHSFMTGIFFVFPLIAINGMFERKSWKYIFINTGYWTITITIMGGIICGWYAIDGFNLVTPK from the coding sequence ATGTTAGAAATCAACTTTTTGGCAATACTTTTTGCCGCTTTTATCCCTTTAATCATGGGATTTATTTGGTACAATCCAAAAGTTTTCGGGAAAGCCTGGATGCGAGAAACAGGTTTAACTGAAGAGAAATTGAAAGGTGCAAATATGGGAATGGTATTTATCATCTCTATTATTTTATCTATTATGATGAGTTTTTTCCTACAGATGGTAACCATTCATCAATTTGGTGCGATGGGAATGATCGGCGGTGACGAAAATTTAGCTAAACCTTCTTACACAGCATTCATGCATGATTACGGTACGGCCTTCAGATCGTTTGGCCATGGCGCTCTGCATTCGTTCATGACGGGGATTTTCTTTGTTTTTCCTTTAATTGCCATCAACGGAATGTTTGAAAGGAAATCCTGGAAATATATTTTTATCAATACAGGTTATTGGACGATTACCATCACTATAATGGGCGGAATTATC